The DNA sequence CCATATGATACCGACAGGATCAATCCATGCGGATTTTTCTGCTGCTGTCGGCGGCCTTGATCGCGGCGGTATCAACGACATACGCCGTAATCGACAGGGCATCCCAGCCGCCACCATCCATCGCGGAGCCATCCCAACCATCCGAATCATCGATGGCTATGGTCGATGTCCTTGTGGCGGCACAGTCGCTCGCGGCCGGTTCGCTGCTCGGCGTCGACGATCTGCGTTGGCAACCCTGGCCCGAAGATAACGTCGATCCCGCTTTCGTCACCCGTCCAACGGAAGGTGCGGACGATACCGTTCAGACCTTGACCGGCAGCGTCGTTCGCCGTCCGATTGCCCCAACGACGCCCCTGACCCTCGACAGTGTACTGAAGCCGGGCGACAGAGGCTTTCTGGCCGCGGTCCTGGCGCCCGGAAAACGCGCGATTTCCATCAGCGTCAACGAGACGACCGGACTGGCAGGGCTCGTCTTCCCCGGCGATCGTGTCGACCTGCTCCTGACCCACCGCGCGCAGGATGCCGCGGGATTCGGGGCCGTTCCCGGCAGCCGTCAGGCAAGCGAAACCGTGCTTTCCGATATTCGGGTTCTTGCTCTCGATCAGCGGTTGGAAAGTATCGATGGCGTCGCTGAACAAGCACGAACAGCGACACTGGAAGTCTCACCTACACAGGCCGAGACTGTCGCACTGGCGCGGAGCATGGGTGATCTGACCCTGACGCTCAACAGTGCGCGACCCGACGACATCGACGTCCAGCGCGAAGAAGATGGTGGTACCGGCGAAGG is a window from the Fodinicurvata sp. EGI_FJ10296 genome containing:
- the cpaB gene encoding Flp pilus assembly protein CpaB; the encoded protein is MDRASQPPPSIAEPSQPSESSMAMVDVLVAAQSLAAGSLLGVDDLRWQPWPEDNVDPAFVTRPTEGADDTVQTLTGSVVRRPIAPTTPLTLDSVLKPGDRGFLAAVLAPGKRAISISVNETTGLAGLVFPGDRVDLLLTHRAQDAAGFGAVPGSRQASETVLSDIRVLALDQRLESIDGVAEQARTATLEVSPTQAETVALARSMGDLTLTLNSARPDDIDVQREEDGGTGEGAPMARLMRSSPASVPFGFQPTTGPGRASPVVHAAFDRGSPPFAQHRTPSDLHTDASADEVSEDVRQLTLPPLAALPTYTLDTDVSRVLGHPVPAQADAAPVEDDTPGDADQEAEKVSHNLQVVRGSSSQMLTFGDGASSSTDEDGIQSGSTTAERGRSVANSAAGLPGL